One Gadus chalcogrammus isolate NIFS_2021 chromosome 22, NIFS_Gcha_1.0, whole genome shotgun sequence genomic window carries:
- the tmem170b gene encoding transmembrane protein 170B, with protein sequence MWYWVFLWCLFSSLFVHGGVGLLMLVMLQRHRRGRIITVVMVSVGFLASLSGGVVTSAAVAGVYRVAGKDMAPLEALVLGVGQTTFSVIISFSRILATL encoded by the exons ATGTGGTACTGGGTGTTCCTCTGGTGTCTCTTCTCCTCGCTCTTCGTGCACGGCGGTGTGGGCCTGCTCATGTTGGTCATGCTGCAGCGACACCGCAGGGGGCGAATCATCACCGTGGTGATGGTCAGCGTAGGCTTCCTGGCCTCCCTCTCCGGTGGGGTCGTCACCA GCGCGGCGGTGGCGGGGGTGTACCGCGTGGCGGGAAAGGACATGGCGCCACTGGAGGCCCTGGTGCTGGGCGTGGGCCAGACCACCTTCTCCGTCATCATCTCCTTCTCCCGCATCCTGGCCACGCTCTGA